The following are encoded in a window of Desulforegulaceae bacterium genomic DNA:
- a CDS encoding SLC13 family permease — protein sequence MASIATRMGKLDIDWMKLGFLFFGVALFIIVYFSPQWVDAVDPEGKHFQLSREGKGALAVFLLAGIWWVFEVLPIGITSLTIGVLQVLFLIRPAKVAFKDFMDPSVLFIFASLVIGMVFTKTGLTKRLAYKMLSFVGERTSMIYLGCFVVTALLTHIMAHTAVAATVYPLLMTIYSMYSDDDKPTKFGKGLFIGMAFVAGAGSIVTLLGAARGAVALGFFKDIIGREVSFFELSFYMFPIGWLMVLILWGFFMIFFKPEKKTIPGLKERAKQMSKEMGKFTRQEILAAVIIFSCIFALSLRSFVPALEPFDKTAIILVSTILFYVFGILDLQDLEAVPWNIVLLFGGAMSIGFCLWETGAAEWLAIHWLGFFLESHWFVFVIGISFFVMVMTNFIMNVAAIAISLPVALVVAPYLGVAPEVILFASLITAGMPFLLLVGAAPNAIAYDSKQFTTGEFFLAGIPASIILIIVVGLAVSVIWPMMGMPITIPTP from the coding sequence ATGGCATCGATTGCAACGCGAATGGGTAAGCTTGATATTGATTGGATGAAGTTAGGTTTTCTTTTTTTTGGGGTAGCTCTTTTTATTATAGTCTATTTTTCACCACAATGGGTTGATGCGGTTGACCCTGAAGGAAAGCATTTTCAGCTTTCAAGGGAAGGGAAAGGTGCTCTGGCAGTATTTCTTCTTGCGGGTATCTGGTGGGTGTTTGAAGTACTTCCCATTGGGATTACAAGTCTTACAATTGGAGTTTTACAGGTATTGTTTTTAATAAGGCCTGCTAAAGTCGCATTCAAGGATTTTATGGATCCTTCGGTTCTTTTTATTTTTGCATCTTTGGTAATAGGAATGGTTTTTACCAAAACCGGGCTTACAAAGCGGCTTGCATATAAAATGCTTTCTTTTGTTGGTGAGCGAACAAGTATGATTTATTTGGGATGCTTTGTTGTGACTGCACTTTTAACCCATATAATGGCACATACTGCAGTAGCAGCAACTGTTTATCCCCTTCTTATGACAATTTACAGCATGTATTCCGACGATGATAAGCCTACAAAGTTTGGTAAGGGTCTTTTTATAGGAATGGCTTTTGTTGCTGGAGCTGGAAGTATTGTAACTCTTCTTGGTGCTGCCCGAGGAGCTGTTGCCTTGGGGTTTTTCAAGGATATTATAGGAAGAGAAGTGTCTTTTTTTGAGCTTTCTTTTTATATGTTTCCAATAGGCTGGCTTATGGTTTTGATCCTTTGGGGCTTTTTCATGATATTTTTCAAGCCTGAAAAAAAGACAATACCCGGGCTTAAAGAAAGAGCCAAGCAGATGAGCAAAGAAATGGGTAAATTTACAAGACAGGAAATACTTGCTGCTGTAATTATATTTTCATGCATTTTTGCTCTTTCACTTCGTTCATTTGTTCCAGCTCTTGAACCATTTGATAAAACCGCAATTATTCTTGTATCTACAATTTTATTTTATGTTTTTGGAATTTTAGATCTTCAGGATCTTGAAGCTGTTCCATGGAATATAGTTCTTCTTTTTGGTGGAGCCATGAGTATAGGTTTTTGCCTCTGGGAAACAGGTGCTGCAGAATGGCTTGCTATTCACTGGTTGGGCTTTTTTCTGGAATCACACTGGTTTGTATTTGTCATAGGAATTTCATTTTTTGTGATGGTAATGACAAACTTTATTATGAACGTTGCAGCCATAGCTATTTCTCTACCTGTGGCACTTGTTGTTGCTCCATATCTTGGAGTTGCTCCTGAAGTTATTCTTTTTGCGTCCCTTATAACAGCAGGTATGCCGTTCTTACTTCTTGTTGGTGCTGCTCCAAACGCTATTGCATACGACTCAAAACAATTTACAACAGGTGAATTTTTCCTTGCAGGAATTCCGGCAAGTATTATTCTTATCATAGTGGTTGGTCTTGCAGTTTCTGTAATTTGGCCTATGATGGGAATGCCAATTACAATTCCAACTCCATAA